ACTTTTTGTGGATTAGGAATCCACTTTCGAAAATCGTACGGTATAAATGATGTGCTGTTCGTAAACGGGACCGGGTCCTTACCCTTCCCTGCCAGCCCCGGTCCGGTTACTGCATTATTTCCTTTATTTTCTCGAACCCGGCACTTTTGGAACCGGTACCGTTAATGAAAATCGTCTCATTGATCGCTCCCCCTTATTGGAATTGCAGGGCCGACAGGCGTTCCAGCAAAGGCGGCACACGGCATACGGCGCCGTTCAAATCCGTCTTCCCCTGCTTCTCGATGTCCTCGGCTTCTTTCAGCAGGGCCTCGGCCTCATGGAGTTGTTCTTCGATTTTCTTTAAAATCTCCATCTGCTGACGCTGCCATTCCTCGAGATTCTGCTGCATCTTGGGGACATCGTCGAGGGCTTCCTTCGCGCCGGCATCCTGGGGATTCGCCGCGAGCGCTTCTTTCGCGGCCGCGGCCTTGTCGTCGATGACCTGCTGCATTTCCTTGCGCTCCGCCTCCGTGGCTTCCTTATGGCGATCCAGAGCGTCTTTGTAATCGTTTACCGTGCGCTGAACCGTCATGGCAAGCCCATCCAGCACCGCCCGCTTTTCCGCATCCGGCGTCCGCGCCGCTTGCTCGGGGCAGGATTCTTTAGGCGGCTCTTCGGGCTTCTCGCGGTCGAGCGGCGAAAGCCGCCAGCGCACGCGGATCTCTGTCCGGTCGCGAAAGCCGGGCTTGTCTTTGTTCTCGGCTTCCCACTTCGTCTCGCCTTTGAGCAGCATACCCGTGGCCGGGAGATCGCGCTCCACCTTCCGCATCACAGCCGCCATCCGTTGTTCAAACTGCTGGACGGCTTCCTGCGGCGAGGCCGTGTCCGGCGCTTCAGGAACCGGTCCGAAAGCCTGGTCGCCCTCGTCGATATCCACAACCCCAAGCCCCGCGCTCATGCCGCCGCCGACCGGAAGCGTATGCGGCATAGCCTGAAACGAACTGCTGGAGGACTTTTCCGGAGCGCGCGGGTCTGTCGTCCAGGAATCCTCCTGCCACCGGCCGTCTTTTTTGATCTGCGTCCGGAGCGTGCTGTAGAAAATTCCCTTGCGGTAACTCCGGCACGTCTCGTTCGTGCCCGCAACGCAGATCGGATAAACCCCGCGCGTCCGTTCGAACTGCGACCATTCTCCGGGAACTAAATGCGATCCCGCGGCGATCGAATACGTCTTGCGGTCCTTGTCGAGAAGGACCGAAAGCTCGGCCCCGATCTGGTTGGTGGTATCCTCCCCGCGGCCGTGCACCCGGCGCACGACATTGGGGCAGACGTAATCGGATTTCTCGTCCCAGCGCAGGAGCCCCTTGCCGAGAGGGCCCACGGAGCTTTCCTCCCCCGCGGCCCCGGCATCGCCCCACGACTTCGACCGGACCTCAGGCTCTTCTTTTTCGCTCCCCGCGTCCTCATCGCTCATGCCCATGCGCTTGGCCATGGCTTCGAACATTTTCATCTGCTGATCGAGGGCCTTTTCGTCGGCGTCCGGTTCCGCGGGCGCCTCCTCGACCGGCGCCGGAAGAGTCACGTCATAATGGAGCCGCGTCGTGATCACGGTCGTGTCCCACGCTTTCCCCATGGGCGTGTACCCTCCATTCGCGTCATCTTCGGCGGGACAATCCTGGAGATAGCCCCACTCGCTTGTTGTTTCCACGTCGATGGTGCCGCCCCATTTTTTCACGGTAAGAAAACGCTCAGGACCATTTCCGGAAGGAGGCTGCTGCGCCTCGGCGGCGGGCGAAAGCCCGAGTAAAAGGGCGAGAAGGAGAGCGAAGATGCGGACTGTAAAAGGATGCGCTTTGCTAACCAAGTTGGCTTGCTTTCCTTTTATTGGGAATGCCGTTCTAACTGCCAAGCATGCCGCATTTTACGGCCACGTCCCTTGGAATTCAACACCCTCCTCACCCGGTTCCGAAAATAAAAGGGCCTTGACAGGCAACCAAATGGTTGCATATAATTGGGGCATGGCAGCCGGTGAAGACAAAGTATTCAAAGCCCTTGCGGATTCCAGCCGCCGTACCCTGCTGGACCGGCTGCACAAAAAAAACGGCCAAACCTTGAACGAGCTGTGCGCGGGGCATGACATGAGCCGCCAGGCTGTCACCAAGCATCTCGTCCTGCTCGAAGAAGCGAATCTCGTGACCACTCGCAGGAAAGGCCGTGAAAAATGGCATTATCTCAACCCGGTACCGATCAACGAAATTTACATGCGCTGGATCGGCAAGTTCGAGAAGTCCCGGCTTGCGGCATTGCACAATCTCAAAGAAGCCTTAAAGGAGAACGACCATGAAAAAACCTGATTTCGTCTACACCACTTACATCAAGAGCACTCCGGAAAAAGTCTGGCAGGCGCTCACCACGCCCGAATTCACCCGGCAATACTGGAAGTACGAAAATATTTCCGACTGGAAAAAAGGTTCGGATTGGGTCCACCGGGACCCGAATGGAGAGAAGGGAAAAAACGTCTTCGTCGAAGGCAAAGTGCTGGAAAGCAGCCCGCCCAACCGCCTGGTGCTGAGCTGGATCGATCCCGCCAACAAGGCCGATGAGTCCCGCGTCACGTTCGAAATCAAGCTCATTGGCGAGCTGGTCCGTCTCGATGTGGTCCATGGCGACTTCAAGGCGGATACCGACATGCCGGAGCGCATCTCCGGAGGCTGGCCGCGGGTTCTCTCGGGTCTCAAAACCCTTCTGGAAACCGGCAAAGCCATCGACATCTGGACGGGTCACAAGACCTGCAGCGAAAACGCCGCCGTCAAAACCGCAGTGTCCTGAAAAATCCCGCTTCAAAAAAATGGGGACGGTTCCAATTTCATGGAATCGTCCCCATTTTCAAAACCACTCCAAACCGGATCGAATTGCTTGTCAGGGGGGACTGTCCCCATGCCCTGTCCCCGTGTCCTGTCCCTAGGGACTGTCCCCTATGTGCTATGTGTTTATTTCAGGCGCGGCATTTCAAGGCGATGGCGTTCAACATGCCGCGAAAAACGATTTGATGAAGCGGCCAGACCGCATACCAGTAAGCAAGCCCCGCCAGACCGCCCGGATCGAAAAGCGCCGTCTGCGTAATGCGGCATCCCGCCCCCGAGGGCGAAAGTTCGTACTGGAGCCAGGCGCGTCCCGGAAGTTTCATTTCGGCATGAAGCCGCAAAAGCGCGCCGGGCTGGCAGGCTTCGACGCGCCACCAATCAACGACGTCTCCCACCACCAGCTTGTTGGGGTTTCGCCGGCCGCGCCGCATGCCGATGCCTCCGGACAAAAGATCGAGAAATCCCCGCAGCCGCCAAAGCCAATTCGCAAAATACCAGCCGTTCGCCCCGCCCATCCTCTCGATCACCTGGAACGCGGAGTCACACGTCGCCGGAACTTCCACCGTGCGCGC
The Verrucomicrobiia bacterium genome window above contains:
- a CDS encoding metalloregulator ArsR/SmtB family transcription factor, which codes for MVAYNWGMAAGEDKVFKALADSSRRTLLDRLHKKNGQTLNELCAGHDMSRQAVTKHLVLLEEANLVTTRRKGREKWHYLNPVPINEIYMRWIGKFEKSRLAALHNLKEALKENDHEKT
- a CDS encoding SRPBCC family protein, translated to MKKPDFVYTTYIKSTPEKVWQALTTPEFTRQYWKYENISDWKKGSDWVHRDPNGEKGKNVFVEGKVLESSPPNRLVLSWIDPANKADESRVTFEIKLIGELVRLDVVHGDFKADTDMPERISGGWPRVLSGLKTLLETGKAIDIWTGHKTCSENAAVKTAVS